The Brassica oleracea var. oleracea cultivar TO1000 chromosome C6, BOL, whole genome shotgun sequence genomic interval TACCGGTTTGATTTCCTTCGGTACTGATTTCCATTGGGTATTACCATCAACCCAACCCAGTTGTATCTCCGGTTCGCGGTTGAACCCGTTTGACCACCGGTTTGGTCCAGTTTTAAAAACAGTGATTTTTGATATTAGATTCACATTTTAACAAACAAACAACCATAGTCACTACACAGAAAATTATGATAAATAAAATCATAAAATGAGCTGTTACACGACTTCAACCATTATATAACACCCATATCGTCTATGTCAGTGGTTTCCAAGGTCCGTTCACTTGATCCGTAAATCCCAAAATCCAACTAACAGTTACTGTGTTAAAACTTTGGAGGTTTGAAAGATCTATTTACTAACTATACAATCAACACGTGATTTGTCTTCGTATTTTGATCTTACTTGCACGATAATAAGTCATCAATTCATTTAATAGTATAGTTCAAATATGTTTAATTCTTCTTGCAGAAAATAACCAAAAATATATACACTTTAGTGATATCAGATCAATTCTTTTAAACATTTCAACATGTATTACACATTCCATAAGACACTTCCAGAAGCCAAAACTTGATTATCCAGTGGCCACATGCATACGATTACTTTCTCCTTCGCAAACCACGTTTTGAGCAATTTCAAAATCTCCCTTATTTATTAGTAGAAAGCAACTCAACTTCTAAGTTCCAATCGTGAATACGAACATGATGGTCATTGATTGGGGCGCATCGTGATCAGTTTCATTCCAACTCAACTTAATGACGTGATGCTGCCTTGTTACCTTTTGGCTTTTTGCAATTTAGTTCGGGAAAACGAGTCAATGGCGTGTCGGTACTTTGTTCGTATAGTTTTGGCTGCCATAATGACGTGTCCATAGTTATCAGAGATTTGGAGGCATATTCAATCAGAAACAAAAATATGCCGATGGTGACGGGCACGTTATGGTGAATTTGTCTATATGATATGCTCTTTTCTCATCTTTATTTCTTAATTAATATTAAATAAATACCAACCAAATCCACGAACAATCCTTCACCCATATGGGAACTGGAGATGCAGAAGATGAAAATGACTCTTCCTTACACGCAAAAATACACCACTAGATAGCAATAAGTCATGGGGCTTTATTACATAAAACTTGCAAGAGAGGATAAGAAAGACCAACCAAAAGTGAAAAATAGGATTATTACAAAGATTAAACCGCAACCTCAACCACACTTTAAATTTACAGAAGACAGAACAAAAAAAAAACTAATTCTATCAAGACCGAAGTTCAGAGAAATCAAGATGATCAAAAGGGCAACAAACAAACAAAACATATAGATTACCAAAAAGCTCTGGACTTTTTATTAGAATGAAGAGGAGGATGACTTAAAGTAGTAGTAATTTGTGGGACAGTGAAGCCACCATCATCATACCATCTCTTGTTCTGTCCTTGCTGTTTCATGTTTTGTATTGGAGCATAAGTCTTCTCTTCTGGTGATTTTTCTTTGTTGTTGTACATCCCAAACTGAATATTGTTGTTGTTGTTTTCCTGAGAAAAGTACTGATTTGTGTTTGAAGAAGGAAGAGTTTGTGGAATCTGAGGGACCCAAATCCCCAAATTCTCAGATGGAAGTGATGCTGTATTGTAGTTGTTTCTCTTAGTGCTGTCATCTTCTGCTTCTATATACGGTAACACTCCATCATCATGACCACTCTGAAATCACAAAAGAAAACCCACGAGAAAAGGAAAAAATTAAAGAAAATTCAGAATTTATACAAAAGTAGAAAAAATCTATCCCCATCTATAAAGTTTGTTACTATTTATATCTCAACTAGAACTGATTTGATATTTTACGTAAACAGAGGAAATTAATGTCACTAATAAACATTAATTCTTGATTAACCTAACTTGATCTTTTTTTTTTGACTGAAAACGTGATCTTTCTTAATTAAAGAGAACAACAGACAAACCTTAGAGAAACCAAAAGGAGGAAGCGAGGAGTCGAGGAAGTCCTCTACGTGCCAACCAGGTAAGGTATCGATCAAGTATTCTGAAATCGTGCTTGTAGATCCCCACTGACTCACCTCTGAGTCGCCACCGATCTTTGAAGAAGGTAGGA includes:
- the LOC106296703 gene encoding B-box zinc finger protein 21-like, coding for MKIRCDVCDKEEASVFCTADEASLCGGCDHQVHHANKLASKHLRFSLLYPSSSNNSSPICDICQEKKALLFCQQDRAILCKDCDTSIHSANEHKKKHDRFLLTGVKLSATSSVYKPTSESSSSSSQDCSVPSKKPLSAPQSNTSKILPSSKIGGDSEVSQWGSTSTISEYLIDTLPGWHVEDFLDSSLPPFGFSKSGHDDGVLPYIEAEDDSTKRNNYNTASLPSENLGIWVPQIPQTLPSSNTNQYFSQENNNNNIQFGMYNNKEKSPEEKTYAPIQNMKQQGQNKRWYDDGGFTVPQITTTLSHPPLHSNKKSRAFW